The DNA window GGGGAAACCCGTGGGAGTTCGACTCTCCCCCCGAACACTTTTTTATTCCAGAGGAGTTTTTTCTTCCGGATACAAAGAAGGCGATTTGTAATCTGAAAGAAATGTTTTATTGATGATGATATTTCCGTTTTTATCAAAAACTTTTTGGATTAGTTTTGCTTTCATTGAACCATCGGGCTGGATATCGTATTGTTCCGGCCCAATAACTTCAACTTTTCTCTGGTCATTAGTTCCATAAAATTCAAAAATTAATTCCTTGCCAACAAGTTTTGTCTGAATAAGAATGTAGCCAGGAGTGTTGTTTATAAATTTTAAATCAGGCATAGGAGGATAGATAGTGGCATCGAATCCTTGTGGATTATAGTATTTAACCGGAAAAGCGTGCGGATAACGCTGGGTAATTTCTAGTCCAGCAAATATCGCAGCTCTGAACGTTGTAGTAGAAACCTGGCAAAGCCCGCCCCCGTATTCCGGGACCATTTTATCTTTTTTAATCACTAACCCTGGTTTATATCCTTGTTCCGGACCAACATCGCCTAGCAGATTATTGAAAGAAAATTCTTCATTTGGTTTTAGCAGAATACCATTGAATATTGCTGCGCCTATTCTTATATTGGCAATTCTATCAGCTGACGAGCCGGCGAAATTCGAAACACCTTTTGACAAAAGCGAAGTAATACCAAAATTATCAATATCTTTAGTACTGATTTTCGGTTTTGTATCGCTAGTTTTAAGAGTAATTTCTTTTTGGTTGTTTAGAATTCCGCTTTTAAGAATATCAATATTGTCATTAATATCTAAACTTATTCCTTTCTGCGACAAAGCAAAATTAGTGACCTTATTATTAACAACAGTTAATTGCGCATCTACTGGTTTCTGAACAACTAAATGGGAGAGAAATACAATATAATTCTTGATTTTTTCACTACTAAGCGTTGGTATAGGATCCATTAATTCCAAAAGGTTATCTTGATTTATTTCATCTATTTGTTTGTCTCCCACGATTATTTTAATCGGGGCGCTTTCTAGGATTCTTCCTGCTTCTGGTATAAGTTTTTCTGCTTCAGATTCGATTATTTTTGGTTTATCATCAGATAAAGATAATTTAATGTCTTTTGTCTGGAAAACATTTATAACACTTGCCAAATCGTTTTTAAATTTTTCTTTGTTTATGATAATTCCTGATTTACTCGGCACAACAACAAATCCTTCTGTCTGTTTATTGTAGGCGAGAATAGAATTTTTCGCTGGTTGGTGAATTGTGTACAAATTCTCTCTGAAGAATTTTTCCAGTTTATCTTCATCTAATTTCCAAATTGGCTTTAAGGTGTAGCTGAAAAGAGATTTTATTTGCCACCATCTATTTGATAAGAACTCATTTTTCTTATGGCCGAGTTCATAAGCCAGGTTTACGGTTCTAATAATATCAACTTCTATTCCTAGACTTTTTAAATTGACTGTCCAAAGATAATTTTCATAGAGTAAATTAAAATCTTTCTTGATGAGTTGCTGGTAATTGGCTTCTATTTTATCGAGGGCTTCTTCCATGGATAGTCCGCTTATTGATATATCGGCTATTTTCATGCCTTGATTTATTTTATTAGTATTAGCGATATCTAGGACAATAAAAAAAATAATAGCGATTAGTAAAATCACTGCCAAAATCAATAAATTGCGGGGGATTTTCTTCATACTATTTATATCATAACTCATTTTAGTTATTTGGCAAACCTCTTCTATTTTGCTACAATAAAAACAAATCAGCATGGTTGGCAGAATTTTGAACCACAAATCAAAAACGGTTTTTTCAGCTACGCTTGTTTTAGCAACAACGGCTTTATTGAGCCGTATTTTAGGTCTGTTCAGAGACAGATTACTGGCTGGAAGATTCGGAGCAGGAGATGAATTAGATATCTATTTTACTGCATTTCGTTTGCCTGATTTGATTTACAGTATTTTAATTATGGGTGCGATTTCCTCGGCTTTTATTCCTATTTTTGCTCAGTATTTTAAAAAAGATGATAAGGAGGCCTGGCATTTGGCCAGCGGCCTTTTTAATTTAGTTCTGTTGATTCTAATAGTTTTATCCGGATTGCTTATTTTATTAGCTCCTTGGGTGATTTCAGTTATTGCTCCGGGATTTTCCGGAGCGAAAAGAGAAATGACTGTTATGTTGACCAGGATTATGTTTCTCAGTCCGTTATTTTTAGGCATGAGCAGTATTTTAAGCGGTGTTTTGCAGTATTTCCACCGCTTTTTTGTTTATTCTCTGGCCCCAATATTTTATAATCTGGGAATTATTTTTGGCATAGTTTTCCTTGTTCCCAAAATGGGCTTGGTCGGGTTGGCTTGGGGAGTAGCGCTTGGCGCATTCTTACATTTTTTAATTCAGGTGCCGAGCGCAATCTATTCGGGATTTAGGTTTAAATTTATTTTAAGCTTTCATCAAGGCATTAAAAAAATAATTAAATTAACCATTCCCAGAATAATTGGCTTAGCCGGATCACAGATTAACTATGTCGTGATTACGGCTATTGCTTCGAGTTTGGCAGTAGGCAGTATCGCGATTTTCAATTTGGCCAATAATTTGCAGTATGTGCCAATAGGCATTATCGGAATTTCTTTTGCTATGGCTGTTTTCCCGCGGTTAGCCGAGTCCTCTGTTGAAGAAAATAAAGAAAAATTTTCAAAAGATTTTTCCTCGTCTTTTAGCCAGATTCTTTATTTGGTTTTGCCGATCACAGCTGTGTTTTTCATATTAAGAGCCCAGATTATCAGATTGATTTTAGGCACTGGCCAGTTTGGCTGGGTTGATACGAGATTGACTGCCGCAGCTTTGGGTATTTTCGCGTTTAGTGTTTTTGCCCAGAGCCTGATTCCTTTAATCTCTCGGGCATTTTATTCTCTTAACGATACTAGGACTCCGGTTTCAATCAGCTTAATCAGTATTGGCTTAAATATTGTCCTAAGCTTTGGTTTTGTTTGGATTCTGAATAACGACAACTCATTTTCTCAACTGTTTTCAGATATTTTTAGATTAGGCGGCATCAAAAAATTCGCTGTTTTAGGATTGCCTTTGGCATTTTCTTTATCCAATATTTTTAACTTCGCTATTTTAATGAAATTTTTCAATAAAAAATCAAAAGGATGGAATGTCCAATATGTTTTAAATTCGGTTTACAAAATTATAATCTCCTGTATCTTAATGGTGATAGTGATTTACGGATGTCTTCATATTCTTGATTTATTTTTTGACACGCAGACTTTTTTCGGCTTATTCCTGCAAACAGCAATTTCTGCGTTGGTTGGCGCAGGAGTATATTTTGCGATTTCCTGGACGTATAAATTGCCGGAACCAATATCATTTATGAAAAGAATCTTTAGGAAAGGTTATGACACAGAACAATATTAGAAATTTTGTAATTATGGCGCATATTGACCACGGCAAGTCAACTTTAGCTGACCGGTTTTTAGAAATTACCAAAACAGTTGATTCAAGGAAGATGCAGCCGCAATTTTTGGACAGGATGGCGATTGAAAGAGAAAGAGGAATTACGATAAAAATGCAGCCGGTAAAAATGATTTGGAAAGAATATATTTTAAATCTAATTGATACACCAGGTCATGTTGATTTTTCTTACGAAGTTTCCAGGAGTTTGGCAGCTGTTGAAGGGGCAATACTTTTAGTTGATGCGACTCAAGGCGTTCAGGCGCAGACATTAACCAATTTAGAATTCGCCAAGAAAGAAAATCTAATTATAATTCCGGCAATTAACAAAATCGATTTACCGACTGCCAATATTGAACAATCAATTAAGGAGATTGAAAAGCTTTTAAATGTTAAAAAGGAAGATATAATTTTAATTTCAGCCAAGACCGGAGAAAATGTAGAAAAACTTTTGGAAAGAGTGGTTGAAAAAGTACCAGCACCCATTGATTCGCCAGATAAAAACCTGCGAGCTCTTATCTTTGATTCTGACTATGATGTTTATAAAGGCGTTGTTGCCTATGTGAGGATTTTTAACGGGCAAATAAAAAAAGGGAATAAAACTTATTTGATGCAGGCAAAAGCAAATGCTGAAGCGCTGGAATTGGGATACTTTCACCCTGAGCTTGTCGAGGGAAAAGAATTAAAATCAGGAGAAATCGGCTATATCGCAACAGGGTTAAAAGAAATAGACAAATGCAGGGTCGGAGATACTATAACCTTACAGGCATCAAATTATAATTTAGAATCGCTTAAAGGGTATAAAGAGCCCCAGCCGGTTGTCTTTGCCAGTTTTTATCCGATTGATTCTGATGATTACGATTTATTAAATGATGGTTTGAGAAAATTAAAATTAAATGATGCCTCTCTGTCTTTTAATCCTGAATCCTCCGGCGCATTGGGACGCGGATTCAGGTGCGGTTTTTTAGGAATGCTCCATTTGGAAATTGTTTCTGAAAGATTGAAAAGAGATTATGGGTTGGACTTGATTACTACTTCCCCGAGCGTTGTTTACAGGAAAGATAAAGACAATAAAATCGAAGAACCAGTTATGGATATGGAAATTATTGTTTTCCATCAGTATTTGGGCGCAATTAATAAATTATTAAGTAATTTTCCCGGAGAATTCAAGGATACTACTTGGCTGACCGATGAAAAAATTATCATTAAATTTGAAGCGCCCCTGGACATTGTTCTTCATGGATTTTATGATAAACTTAAAACCGTGAGTTCGGGCTATGCCTCAATGTCATACCAGATTAAAGATTATAAACCAGCTGATTTAATAAAACTTGATATATTGATTGATAAGGAAAACATTGAGGCATTTTCCAAAATAGTCAGGCGTAGCGAAGCATACAGAGAAGGCAAGAGATTGGTTGAACTATTAAAGGAAATCCTGCCTTATTATCAGTGGTCAGTGCCGATTCAGGCAGTAGTTGGCGGAAAAATCGTTGCAAGGGAAACAAAGAGAGCGATGCGCAAAGATGTGACGGGCTATTTGTATGGCGGCGATTATTCCAGAAAAAGAAAGCTTCTGGAAAAACAGAAAAAAGGCAAGAAAAAAATGGCGCAATTCGGTAGAATTACCATTCCCTCAGAAGTATTTTTAAAAATATTAAAAGCAAAATGAAAAATAATTTTTCCAATTCCAAATATTTTAGTTTGGTATTGACAGTCATTCTTATTCTTGTGGTGATTGCTCTTGGTAGGGAGAGTTATCGCTATTTTAAAATCAGCCAAGAAATCAGGGACTTGGAGAAGCAAATCGAAGAATTTAAAAAAGATAATGAAGAATTGTCGAAAATGAAGGATTATTTCCAGTCAAAAGAATTTTTGCAGGATGAAGCAAGGGGAAAATTGAACTTGGTAAAAAAAGGGGAGAAGTTGATTATCGTTTCAAATGAAGGTGATTTACAAGAAGAGATTAAACTGGAAGAAAAAGAAAACAAAACTTCTAATATTAAGCTTTGGCTGGAATATTTTTTCGGAAATAATTAATTTATGAAAGAATATATCAAAATTGGTTTTGCGCGAGATTTAAAAACTCCCAAAGACAAGAGATTATTTCGTTTTCTGGAAATATTGCCGGGAGCTTTGAGCTGGGGCACTCTTCTCTTGATGATTTTTCTTTCCTGGGAAAAGCCGGTTTGGGTGGCGTTTTTTATTATTGCTTTTGATATTTATTGGATTTTAAAATTAATTTTTCTTGCTTTCCACCAACAGTTTACTTATAGAAGGATGAAAGAAAATTTAAAAATCGACTGGCTGCAAAAACTGAATGAACTGCCAATCAAAAATTGGTCAGGAATTTACCATTTAATTATTCTCCCCTTTTACGAAGAGGAATTAAAGGTTGTTCAATCGACATTTAGAGCACTGGTCAGTTCAAAATATCCTTTTGATAAATTTATTATTGTTTTAGGTGTTGAAGAAAGGGCTGGCGAGCAGGCATTGAAGACCGCTGAAGAGATAAAAAAAGAATTCGGCGACAAATTTTTTAAATTCTTGATTACTATCCATCCCGATGGAATTGAAGGCGAATTAAAAGGAAAGGGTGCTAATGAAACTTGGGCAGCAAGGCAGGCAAAGGAAATGATTGACGAGTTGAAAATTCCCTATGAAAACGTGATTGTTTCTTCTTTTGACATTGATACCCAGGTTTATCCGTATTATTGGGCGCGATTAACCCATGCTTATTTGTCTTGTCCTGACCCGCTCCATTCCAGTTTTCAGCCGGTTCCGATGTATAACAATAATATTTGGGATGCCCCGGCAATTTCCCGGGTTATTGCCATGGGTGCGACCTTTTGGCACATGGTCCAGCAGGAAAGGTCAGAG is part of the Patescibacteria group bacterium genome and encodes:
- a CDS encoding glycosyltransferase family 2 protein; its protein translation is MKEYIKIGFARDLKTPKDKRLFRFLEILPGALSWGTLLLMIFLSWEKPVWVAFFIIAFDIYWILKLIFLAFHQQFTYRRMKENLKIDWLQKLNELPIKNWSGIYHLIILPFYEEELKVVQSTFRALVSSKYPFDKFIIVLGVEERAGEQALKTAEEIKKEFGDKFFKFLITIHPDGIEGELKGKGANETWAARQAKEMIDELKIPYENVIVSSFDIDTQVYPYYWARLTHAYLSCPDPLHSSFQPVPMYNNNIWDAPAISRVIAMGATFWHMVQQERSERMSTFSSHSMGFKALVEMDFWTTKNVSEDSRIYWQSLLFYDGHYYNVPLYYPLSMDANLAGTFWQTVKNVFKQQTRWSWGVENVPYFTFGCIKNKAMALRKKIYHMFYHWEAFWSWATNSLLIFMLGWLPLILGGEAFNRTLISYNLPRLTRSLMTVAMLGLFLSAFYTLKLLPPRPEKYKSRKYIWMIIQWILVPIATIIFGSIPALISQTRLMFGKYMGFWVTEKKRKE
- the lepA gene encoding translation elongation factor 4 codes for the protein MTQNNIRNFVIMAHIDHGKSTLADRFLEITKTVDSRKMQPQFLDRMAIERERGITIKMQPVKMIWKEYILNLIDTPGHVDFSYEVSRSLAAVEGAILLVDATQGVQAQTLTNLEFAKKENLIIIPAINKIDLPTANIEQSIKEIEKLLNVKKEDIILISAKTGENVEKLLERVVEKVPAPIDSPDKNLRALIFDSDYDVYKGVVAYVRIFNGQIKKGNKTYLMQAKANAEALELGYFHPELVEGKELKSGEIGYIATGLKEIDKCRVGDTITLQASNYNLESLKGYKEPQPVVFASFYPIDSDDYDLLNDGLRKLKLNDASLSFNPESSGALGRGFRCGFLGMLHLEIVSERLKRDYGLDLITTSPSVVYRKDKDNKIEEPVMDMEIIVFHQYLGAINKLLSNFPGEFKDTTWLTDEKIIIKFEAPLDIVLHGFYDKLKTVSSGYASMSYQIKDYKPADLIKLDILIDKENIEAFSKIVRRSEAYREGKRLVELLKEILPYYQWSVPIQAVVGGKIVARETKRAMRKDVTGYLYGGDYSRKRKLLEKQKKGKKKMAQFGRITIPSEVFLKILKAK
- a CDS encoding septum formation initiator family protein, giving the protein MKNNFSNSKYFSLVLTVILILVVIALGRESYRYFKISQEIRDLEKQIEEFKKDNEELSKMKDYFQSKEFLQDEARGKLNLVKKGEKLIIVSNEGDLQEEIKLEEKENKTSNIKLWLEYFFGNN
- the murJ gene encoding murein biosynthesis integral membrane protein MurJ, with amino-acid sequence MVGRILNHKSKTVFSATLVLATTALLSRILGLFRDRLLAGRFGAGDELDIYFTAFRLPDLIYSILIMGAISSAFIPIFAQYFKKDDKEAWHLASGLFNLVLLILIVLSGLLILLAPWVISVIAPGFSGAKREMTVMLTRIMFLSPLFLGMSSILSGVLQYFHRFFVYSLAPIFYNLGIIFGIVFLVPKMGLVGLAWGVALGAFLHFLIQVPSAIYSGFRFKFILSFHQGIKKIIKLTIPRIIGLAGSQINYVVITAIASSLAVGSIAIFNLANNLQYVPIGIIGISFAMAVFPRLAESSVEENKEKFSKDFSSSFSQILYLVLPITAVFFILRAQIIRLILGTGQFGWVDTRLTAAALGIFAFSVFAQSLIPLISRAFYSLNDTRTPVSISLISIGLNIVLSFGFVWILNNDNSFSQLFSDIFRLGGIKKFAVLGLPLAFSLSNIFNFAILMKFFNKKSKGWNVQYVLNSVYKIIISCILMVIVIYGCLHILDLFFDTQTFFGLFLQTAISALVGAGVYFAISWTYKLPEPISFMKRIFRKGYDTEQY
- a CDS encoding VanW family protein — translated: MKKIPRNLLILAVILLIAIIFFIVLDIANTNKINQGMKIADISISGLSMEEALDKIEANYQQLIKKDFNLLYENYLWTVNLKSLGIEVDIIRTVNLAYELGHKKNEFLSNRWWQIKSLFSYTLKPIWKLDEDKLEKFFRENLYTIHQPAKNSILAYNKQTEGFVVVPSKSGIIINKEKFKNDLASVINVFQTKDIKLSLSDDKPKIIESEAEKLIPEAGRILESAPIKIIVGDKQIDEINQDNLLELMDPIPTLSSEKIKNYIVFLSHLVVQKPVDAQLTVVNNKVTNFALSQKGISLDINDNIDILKSGILNNQKEITLKTSDTKPKISTKDIDNFGITSLLSKGVSNFAGSSADRIANIRIGAAIFNGILLKPNEEFSFNNLLGDVGPEQGYKPGLVIKKDKMVPEYGGGLCQVSTTTFRAAIFAGLEITQRYPHAFPVKYYNPQGFDATIYPPMPDLKFINNTPGYILIQTKLVGKELIFEFYGTNDQRKVEVIGPEQYDIQPDGSMKAKLIQKVFDKNGNIIINKTFLSDYKSPSLYPEEKTPLE